The following proteins are encoded in a genomic region of Chloracidobacterium sp.:
- a CDS encoding nucleotidyl transferase AbiEii/AbiGii toxin family protein yields MVKSTLSELQNDFLQAFFARENRFFLSGGAALAGFYFGHRETHDLDLFTTENEIENGFRLVTEAANDLNAIVESIQTSPDFRRILLKRGDESIIIDLVREYVFQVSPEKSLINGIRVDPPEEILANKFCALLSRSEIRDLIDVRELEKAGFSLDKALKVAEKKDSGLTPAMLAWVLSQIQLGDDLQPQGEVTVSELRDYLKHLIDRLKRLALPE; encoded by the coding sequence TTGGTTAAGTCAACTCTAAGCGAATTACAAAACGATTTTCTACAGGCATTTTTTGCCCGTGAGAATCGTTTTTTTCTTTCCGGCGGCGCAGCCTTGGCCGGATTTTATTTTGGACATAGAGAGACGCACGATCTCGATCTATTCACGACGGAAAATGAGATAGAAAACGGTTTTCGGTTAGTTACTGAGGCTGCTAATGATTTGAACGCGATAGTCGAATCAATTCAAACATCGCCCGATTTTCGCCGCATTTTACTCAAGCGAGGAGATGAATCGATAATTATTGATCTGGTTCGTGAATACGTTTTTCAAGTCTCACCCGAAAAGAGCCTTATTAACGGAATTCGTGTAGATCCGCCTGAAGAGATATTGGCAAATAAATTTTGTGCGTTGCTCTCACGCTCGGAAATTCGCGATCTGATCGATGTACGTGAACTTGAAAAAGCCGGATTTAGTTTGGACAAAGCTCTCAAAGTTGCCGAAAAAAAAGATTCAGGGCTGACTCCTGCCATGCTTGCCTGGGTTTTGAGCCAGATACAACTTGGCGATGATCTGCAACCGCAAGGTGAAGTAACCGTTTCGGAATTAAGAGATTATCTTAAACATTTGATCGACAGATTAAAACGATTAGCCTTGCCGGAATGA
- a CDS encoding antibiotic biosynthesis monooxygenase, protein MSDEIVLIARLKVKEDAVEAAKVAAMAIAADSRAEEGNINYDIHQAIDDPTVFVWHETWKSKAAIDEHFATPFFQNFFTEVQTLAAEPPQITLTKMITPR, encoded by the coding sequence ATGAGTGACGAGATCGTTCTTATAGCTCGACTAAAGGTAAAGGAAGATGCGGTCGAGGCCGCCAAAGTGGCCGCTATGGCGATCGCGGCTGATTCGCGTGCCGAGGAGGGCAACATCAATTACGACATCCATCAGGCCATTGACGACCCGACGGTTTTCGTCTGGCATGAAACTTGGAAGTCCAAGGCTGCGATCGATGAACACTTTGCGACGCCGTTCTTTCAGAACTTCTTCACTGAGGTCCAGACGCTCGCTGCCGAACCGCCTCAAATAACGCTTACTAAAATGATCACGCCTCGATAG
- a CDS encoding tetratricopeptide repeat protein, with protein sequence MKRCPVCRRDYYDDTLMFCLDDGNGLLEGPATRPERDSGLRSGDVDPQTAIFHEKAVPSYFDESPTLALSNGLAKAHDNDQLPKSEPSESVRSIAVLPFANMSADEDNEYFCDGLAEEILNALAHIDKLKVAARTSAFSFKGRNTNVSEIATALNVDTVLEGSVRKSNGRLRITAQLINTADGYHLWSERYDRELKDIFDVQDEIAVAVVDALKIKLLGEEKAALLKRHTGDPEAYEYYLRGQSHFYRWTPLDFRKAIENFERAIAADPGYASAYAGLADAYTELSFFSFSPIDARQKATDAAKTALHLDDSLAEAHNSLALIKLYFDWEYASAEDEFKRAISLNPRSSIVRMWYGWYLGLMARFDESLFELRHAHELDPLSAPNNNAIGVVLLWSGRTDEAIEQFHDVLELIPDYPISNTFLAEAYDQKGDIAAAVATIERTPPETMDPQALSTMGYIYARAGNREMARKILKDFADRSSHEYVPALNHAQIYAGLGDRDEVFASLEKALEERAIWIPFIKVDHKFSGMRSDPRFKELLRRAGFIE encoded by the coding sequence ATGAAACGCTGTCCTGTATGCAGACGAGATTATTATGACGACACTCTGATGTTTTGTCTTGATGACGGGAATGGGCTGCTTGAGGGGCCGGCAACCAGGCCAGAACGAGACTCCGGGCTTAGATCCGGCGACGTCGATCCGCAGACCGCGATCTTTCACGAGAAGGCGGTGCCTTCCTACTTTGACGAGTCGCCGACACTCGCACTCAGTAACGGCTTAGCAAAGGCGCACGACAACGATCAGTTGCCGAAGTCTGAACCGTCAGAAAGCGTGAGGTCGATCGCTGTGCTGCCGTTCGCCAACATGAGTGCGGATGAGGATAACGAATACTTTTGCGACGGTTTGGCCGAAGAGATACTGAACGCGCTAGCCCATATAGATAAGCTTAAGGTCGCGGCGAGGACATCTGCATTCTCGTTCAAAGGGCGAAACACCAACGTCAGCGAGATTGCGACGGCATTGAATGTGGACACGGTTCTTGAGGGCAGTGTACGGAAGTCGAACGGCCGCCTGCGGATCACGGCGCAGCTGATAAATACGGCGGACGGCTATCATTTGTGGTCCGAGCGATATGACCGCGAGTTAAAGGATATATTCGATGTGCAGGATGAGATCGCGGTGGCTGTGGTCGATGCGTTGAAGATCAAGCTTCTCGGCGAGGAAAAAGCCGCATTGCTTAAGCGGCATACCGGAGATCCGGAAGCTTATGAATATTATCTTCGTGGACAATCGCATTTTTATCGGTGGACACCCTTAGACTTCCGGAAAGCTATTGAGAATTTTGAACGTGCGATCGCGGCCGATCCCGGCTACGCGTCCGCTTACGCCGGACTTGCCGATGCTTACACGGAGCTGTCGTTCTTCTCGTTCTCGCCGATCGACGCGAGACAAAAGGCGACCGATGCCGCCAAAACGGCATTGCATCTTGACGACAGCCTCGCCGAAGCTCACAATTCGCTTGCACTCATAAAATTATACTTCGACTGGGAGTATGCGTCGGCAGAGGATGAGTTCAAAAGAGCGATCTCTCTGAATCCGCGCAGTTCCATTGTGCGTATGTGGTATGGATGGTACTTGGGCCTTATGGCGCGCTTTGACGAAAGCCTATTCGAGCTGCGTCATGCTCACGAGCTGGATCCATTGTCCGCTCCGAATAACAACGCGATCGGTGTGGTGTTGCTTTGGTCAGGAAGAACGGACGAAGCGATCGAACAGTTTCACGACGTGCTTGAATTGATCCCCGATTATCCGATCTCAAACACCTTTCTTGCTGAGGCTTACGACCAAAAGGGTGATATTGCTGCCGCCGTTGCGACCATTGAAAGGACGCCTCCGGAAACGATGGACCCGCAGGCGCTGTCAACTATGGGGTATATTTATGCAAGAGCAGGCAATCGTGAAATGGCGCGAAAGATCCTGAAGGATTTTGCCGATCGATCGAGTCATGAATATGTACCGGCGCTCAATCATGCGCAGATCTATGCGGGGCTTGGCGATCGGGACGAGGTCTTTGCTTCGCTGGAAAAGGCACTCGAAGAACGAGCGATCTGGATACCTTTTATTAAGGTCGATCATAAGTTCAGCGGGATGCGCTCCGATCCGCGATTCAAAGAGCTGCTGCGAAGAGCCGGTTTTATCGAGTGA
- a CDS encoding NCS1 family nucleobase:cation symporter-1, which produces MTETILHIDGRVELNADAEESIRSSSLYNDDLAPVPVAKRTWTTYNYAALWISMAHCIPTYMMASGLISAGMNWWQALLTILLGNIIVLAPILLNSHPGTKYGIPFPVFARAAYGTAGSNLPALMRALVACGWFGIQAWIGGEALHTFFKAFIPDWETLLGGPIGGHTPTVWLSFLIFWAMNIAIIYKGMDLLRIVENWAAPYVLVMTAILLAWILYQAGGMGFLLHEPGKFRTFGEFWPIFVPSLTAMIGFWATLSLNMPDFTRFGKSQREQAVGQVAALPTTMTLFAAMGVLITSAAVVVFPHMNQADAWDPVKLVGQFSQPMVVAISMFTVVVATLSVNIAANVVSPANDFANAFPKLISFRTGGLITGIIGILMQPWKLLADPSGYIFGWLVGYSGGLGSIAGVLIADYWIVRRKNLRLADLYRKDGEYRGWNWRAVAATLLGCFFAWIGLIIPTLSVLYDYAWFVGFAIAFLSHLAFSFRTPQQEKVR; this is translated from the coding sequence ATGACTGAAACCATCTTGCACATCGACGGACGCGTTGAGTTAAATGCCGATGCCGAAGAGAGCATTCGCTCGTCGTCGCTTTATAACGACGACCTTGCACCTGTGCCGGTCGCGAAGCGTACATGGACGACCTATAACTACGCAGCTCTTTGGATCTCGATGGCGCACTGCATACCGACGTATATGATGGCGTCAGGCTTGATCTCTGCGGGGATGAATTGGTGGCAGGCGTTGCTGACCATTCTGCTCGGCAACATCATAGTGCTGGCACCAATATTGCTCAATTCACATCCGGGAACAAAATATGGAATTCCGTTCCCGGTGTTTGCGCGCGCCGCGTATGGAACGGCAGGGTCGAACTTGCCCGCGTTGATGCGTGCGTTGGTTGCGTGCGGATGGTTCGGCATACAGGCGTGGATCGGCGGTGAGGCTCTGCACACGTTCTTTAAGGCGTTCATCCCGGACTGGGAGACGCTGCTCGGCGGCCCGATCGGCGGCCATACACCAACGGTGTGGCTCTCGTTCCTTATATTTTGGGCGATGAATATCGCTATCATTTACAAGGGAATGGATCTGCTGCGGATCGTTGAGAACTGGGCCGCACCTTACGTTCTGGTGATGACCGCGATCCTGCTCGCCTGGATACTTTATCAAGCGGGCGGTATGGGCTTCTTGCTGCACGAGCCGGGGAAGTTCCGGACGTTCGGTGAATTCTGGCCGATCTTTGTACCGAGCCTCACGGCAATGATCGGCTTTTGGGCAACTCTCTCGCTCAATATGCCGGATTTTACGCGCTTCGGTAAAAGTCAGCGTGAACAAGCTGTCGGCCAGGTCGCGGCATTGCCGACGACGATGACACTTTTTGCCGCAATGGGCGTTTTGATAACGTCCGCAGCGGTCGTTGTATTTCCGCATATGAACCAAGCGGATGCTTGGGATCCGGTGAAGCTGGTCGGACAATTCTCTCAGCCTATGGTGGTCGCGATCTCGATGTTCACGGTCGTTGTTGCGACGCTTTCCGTGAACATCGCTGCGAATGTCGTGTCGCCCGCGAATGATTTCGCCAACGCTTTTCCGAAGCTCATTTCTTTTAGAACCGGCGGCCTGATCACCGGCATTATCGGTATATTGATGCAGCCGTGGAAGCTGCTTGCCGATCCGAGCGGCTACATCTTCGGTTGGCTTGTCGGTTACTCCGGCGGGCTTGGCTCGATCGCAGGGGTCCTTATCGCGGATTATTGGATCGTGCGGAGAAAGAATTTGCGGCTCGCCGACCTTTATCGCAAGGACGGCGAATATCGCGGCTGGAACTGGCGGGCCGTCGCTGCCACGCTGTTAGGTTGCTTTTTTGCGTGGATAGGGTTGATAATTCCAACTCTCAGCGTGCTCTATGACTACGCATGGTTCGTCGGATTCGCCATCGCATTCCTTTCGCATTTGGCATTCAGTTTTCGAACCCCACAACAGGAGAAGGTGCGATGA
- a CDS encoding c-type cytochrome yields MIRKTKFAVLLLAIATAVLGMTTSYGHAQKKGEQVVLAKNKFKNLKVLGDMPADQLGKVMNIFSASLNVNCSFCHYTDDFSKDGKEEKDTARKMIAMTFAINRDNFGGEAEVSCNTCHNGRMHPRSGPSLVPTEHSAGHTPRPEPPKVKPDAADVIAKFVAAVGGDKKIDSAIITATRVEPDGKTTEPETINYKAGKYSSKTVYDKEWVTDIWNGEAAAKFSAEGPHRLHADEAEQIKRESQLLFPAAIGSAYSKFEYRFTDEIDGRKVLVLNATTADGLRERLSFDEQTGLLVRRVAVTQTVLGGFVYQVDYSDYKTFGGVQIPTVVKYAMPNISWTRKVTAVKVNVPVADDVFAMPKS; encoded by the coding sequence ATGATAAGAAAAACTAAATTTGCAGTGCTGCTGTTGGCCATCGCAACCGCTGTTTTGGGGATGACGACGTCCTACGGCCACGCCCAGAAGAAAGGTGAGCAGGTCGTACTCGCGAAGAATAAATTCAAGAACTTAAAAGTACTTGGCGATATGCCCGCCGATCAGCTTGGCAAGGTGATGAATATCTTTTCGGCATCGCTAAATGTGAATTGCAGTTTTTGTCATTACACCGACGATTTTTCGAAGGACGGCAAAGAGGAAAAAGACACCGCCCGTAAGATGATCGCGATGACATTCGCGATCAATAGAGATAATTTCGGCGGCGAGGCCGAAGTGTCCTGCAACACCTGCCACAATGGACGAATGCATCCGCGGAGCGGGCCGAGCCTCGTGCCGACGGAGCATTCCGCAGGGCACACGCCGCGTCCCGAACCGCCCAAAGTAAAACCTGATGCCGCCGACGTGATCGCAAAATTCGTCGCGGCGGTCGGCGGCGATAAGAAGATCGACAGCGCGATCATCACCGCAACACGAGTTGAGCCGGACGGAAAGACTACCGAGCCCGAGACCATCAATTACAAGGCCGGCAAGTATAGTTCAAAGACCGTTTACGATAAAGAATGGGTCACGGATATTTGGAATGGCGAGGCGGCCGCAAAGTTCAGTGCCGAGGGGCCGCACCGGCTTCATGCCGATGAGGCTGAGCAGATCAAACGCGAGTCGCAGCTTTTGTTTCCGGCGGCGATCGGCTCGGCATACTCGAAGTTCGAATATCGATTCACGGATGAGATCGACGGACGTAAAGTTCTGGTGCTGAATGCAACAACGGCCGACGGCCTGCGCGAACGCCTAAGTTTTGATGAACAGACCGGCCTGCTCGTTCGGCGTGTCGCGGTTACGCAGACAGTTCTCGGCGGTTTCGTCTATCAGGTCGATTACAGCGACTACAAAACGTTTGGGGGTGTGCAGATCCCGACGGTCGTGAAATACGCGATGCCAAATATTAGTTGGACGCGGAAAGTTACTGCGGTAAAGGTGAATGTGCCGGTCGCAGATGATGTTTTTGCGATGCCGAAGTCTTGA
- a CDS encoding acyltransferase, with the protein MSRVIKAGLIQAHNVGDPNAPIDEIKKGNISHQLKFVEDAAKQGVQILCFQEIFTTPYFCAEQQTRWYEAVERVPDGPTVRQMQDVAKQFGMVLVVPIYEEEQTGIYYNTAAVIDADGKYLGKYRKNHIPHVAPGFWEKFYFRPGNLGYPCFDTAVGRIGVYICYDRHFPEGARCLGLNGAEIIFNPSATVAGLSEYLWKLEQPAHAVANGYFVGAINRVGTEAPWNIGEFYGQSYFCDPRGQMLAVGTRDQDELVVADLDMEKIREVRNTWQFFRDRRPDTYGAIVAD; encoded by the coding sequence ATGTCACGAGTTATCAAAGCAGGGCTGATTCAGGCTCATAACGTTGGGGATCCGAACGCACCGATCGACGAGATCAAGAAAGGGAATATCAGCCATCAACTCAAATTTGTCGAAGATGCCGCAAAGCAAGGAGTGCAGATACTTTGTTTCCAAGAGATCTTTACGACGCCGTATTTTTGCGCCGAACAGCAGACGCGTTGGTACGAAGCGGTCGAACGCGTGCCGGACGGCCCTACTGTGAGGCAGATGCAGGATGTTGCCAAACAGTTCGGTATGGTTCTCGTCGTGCCGATCTATGAGGAAGAGCAGACCGGCATTTACTACAACACCGCGGCCGTTATCGATGCTGACGGCAAATACCTCGGCAAGTATCGCAAGAATCATATTCCGCATGTTGCACCGGGCTTTTGGGAGAAATTCTATTTTCGTCCGGGCAATTTGGGCTACCCGTGCTTTGATACGGCGGTCGGCCGCATCGGCGTGTACATCTGTTACGACCGGCACTTTCCCGAAGGCGCCAGATGCCTCGGGTTGAACGGAGCCGAGATCATTTTCAATCCATCGGCGACGGTCGCGGGCCTGAGCGAGTACCTTTGGAAGTTGGAACAGCCGGCACACGCCGTTGCGAACGGCTATTTTGTCGGCGCGATCAATCGCGTCGGAACTGAAGCACCGTGGAATATTGGCGAGTTCTACGGCCAGAGCTATTTCTGCGACCCGCGAGGGCAAATGCTTGCGGTCGGAACACGCGATCAGGACGAACTCGTCGTCGCCGATCTTGATATGGAAAAGATCCGCGAGGTGCGAAACACTTGGCAATTCTTCCGCGACAGGCGGCCTGACACCTACGGCGCGATCGTTGCAGACTGA
- a CDS encoding NAD(P)-dependent oxidoreductase produces MSNLPIEQIEENFADLYPAMTDSEAAIEANRCLFCFDAPCMHACPTHIDIPGFIKKIANENLTGSARVIFDANPVGATCARVCPVEVLCEGACVEKTLVNKPIEIGRLQRYATDHALSNGIRIFKKGESNGRTIGIIGSGPAGLSCATYLARLGYSVTIYDRREKPGGLDTYGMAEYKMTQAVSLAEIEPVADLGVEFRQNVEIGRDIQFGELETAHDALFLAVGLGATNKLNIPGEALDGVIDALDLIDQIKTRDWKGITIGDSVIVLGAGNTAIDAATQSKRLGAKRVRLVYRRTEMEAPAYDYEMELAHKDEVEFVWQTTPLAILGDESVRGIRVLDAAGSERDIECDMVIKAIGQTKLVNFFTEIAGVKTDEIGRPVVNASMQTSKPGIFAGGDCVNGGGEAVEAAQMGKLAAIGIHETLTGEKVEFAGAFLRDPPKAPVDPNPR; encoded by the coding sequence ATGTCAAATCTTCCCATTGAACAGATAGAAGAAAACTTTGCCGATCTTTATCCTGCGATGACCGACAGCGAAGCGGCGATCGAGGCGAACCGCTGCCTCTTTTGCTTCGACGCTCCGTGCATGCACGCGTGCCCGACGCATATTGACATACCGGGCTTTATCAAAAAGATCGCGAACGAGAACCTGACCGGTTCGGCGCGTGTGATATTCGACGCGAACCCTGTTGGGGCGACCTGTGCACGCGTCTGTCCGGTCGAGGTGCTTTGCGAAGGAGCCTGCGTTGAAAAGACCTTGGTAAATAAACCGATCGAGATAGGGCGACTCCAGCGTTACGCTACCGACCATGCTCTGTCGAACGGCATTCGCATCTTCAAGAAAGGCGAATCGAACGGACGCACGATAGGAATTATCGGCTCGGGGCCGGCGGGGCTTTCGTGCGCAACGTATCTCGCACGGCTCGGCTACAGCGTAACGATCTACGACCGCCGTGAAAAGCCGGGCGGGCTCGACACCTACGGTATGGCCGAATACAAGATGACACAGGCAGTGTCGCTGGCCGAGATCGAGCCGGTCGCCGATCTTGGCGTCGAATTTCGCCAGAACGTCGAGATCGGCCGCGACATTCAATTCGGCGAACTCGAAACGGCTCACGACGCTTTGTTCCTTGCGGTCGGTCTCGGTGCAACCAACAAGCTGAATATTCCGGGTGAGGCTCTGGATGGCGTGATCGATGCACTTGACCTCATCGATCAGATAAAAACCCGAGATTGGAAAGGCATTACGATCGGCGATAGTGTGATCGTGCTTGGCGCCGGCAACACTGCGATCGATGCGGCGACCCAGTCGAAGCGGCTCGGTGCAAAGCGTGTTCGGCTTGTCTATCGCCGTACCGAAATGGAAGCTCCGGCGTATGATTACGAGATGGAACTCGCACACAAGGATGAGGTCGAGTTCGTTTGGCAAACAACTCCGCTGGCGATACTTGGTGACGAAAGCGTACGCGGGATCCGCGTGCTCGACGCTGCGGGCAGCGAACGCGATATCGAGTGCGATATGGTCATCAAGGCTATCGGTCAGACGAAACTTGTGAACTTCTTTACCGAGATCGCAGGCGTTAAGACAGATGAGATAGGCCGTCCTGTCGTCAACGCTTCAATGCAGACGTCAAAGCCCGGCATCTTCGCCGGCGGCGATTGCGTCAATGGCGGCGGCGAGGCTGTCGAGGCCGCGCAAATGGGAAAACTCGCCGCGATCGGGATCCATGAGACTCTTACCGGCGAGAAAGTAGAATTCGCCGGAGCGTTCCTACGCGACCCGCCAAAAGCACCTGTCGATCCCAATCCGCGTTAG
- a CDS encoding BrnT family toxin, giving the protein MEFEWDPSKATENFRKHGVSFYEAAEAFFDENAVELYDDGHSEDEVRFQLVGISSIRLLFVGYTVRGESIRIITARKANAKQARYYNDQKR; this is encoded by the coding sequence ATGGAGTTTGAATGGGATCCGAGCAAGGCGACAGAAAATTTTAGAAAGCATGGCGTATCTTTTTATGAAGCGGCTGAAGCTTTCTTTGACGAAAACGCCGTTGAGCTTTATGATGACGGCCATTCCGAAGACGAAGTGAGATTTCAATTGGTTGGTATTTCAAGTATCCGACTTCTTTTTGTCGGCTACACGGTGCGTGGCGAGAGCATTCGGATCATTACAGCTCGAAAGGCTAATGCGAAACAGGCGAGGTATTACAATGACCAAAAAAGATAA
- a CDS encoding BrnA antitoxin family protein, whose amino-acid sequence MKPGTYKVRRSPWAEKIKKAGKVKVTIYLDGDVISYFRARAEQPNAAPYQTQINNELRKVMENGTADSVESDILNNKKFLKALKKKLEAV is encoded by the coding sequence ATGAAACCCGGTACATATAAGGTTCGCCGTTCGCCTTGGGCAGAAAAAATTAAAAAAGCCGGCAAGGTAAAGGTGACGATCTATCTTGACGGTGATGTTATCAGTTACTTTCGCGCCCGAGCCGAACAGCCCAATGCCGCCCCGTATCAAACCCAGATCAATAACGAACTGCGGAAGGTAATGGAAAACGGCACTGCGGACAGTGTTGAGAGCGATATTTTGAACAACAAGAAGTTTCTAAAGGCGCTGAAGAAAAAACTCGAAGCTGTATAA